In the Leptospira limi genome, one interval contains:
- a CDS encoding LBF_1199 family protein, with amino-acid sequence MRWKASQFWKNASPNELLSFFSSIDKGEDLKSLAEHMLSDTEFCDLVFEYLWLLRTEDATKQFLNDPNITPELLMRFIYFGYGKQFLLDHFDSNAYFLQIRALFDSAQSLRILSLGEEMDRDPTLKIHLLSNLDPQTWEAYFDLLEEKNMTMQTLLGIFSNLRENEIRKILLNSHTLYYYLRMMMVSGNQKTEEFSDKEMENRKRLEAILSSIHVWETFCQEVKDKYDLQKEINLTPKERDSNRMSLVLKELTKIATADRNDVLVYLKGNGIILDSWEETTLQSALLNYDRVGKYF; translated from the coding sequence ATGCGATGGAAGGCCTCTCAATTTTGGAAAAACGCATCGCCAAATGAGCTTCTATCTTTTTTCTCCTCAATTGACAAAGGCGAAGATCTTAAATCATTAGCAGAGCACATGTTGTCAGATACTGAGTTTTGTGACTTGGTATTCGAATATTTATGGTTGTTACGCACAGAGGACGCGACAAAACAATTTCTAAACGATCCAAACATAACCCCTGAACTATTGATGCGATTCATTTATTTTGGATATGGAAAACAGTTTTTATTAGACCATTTTGATTCCAATGCTTACTTTTTGCAAATTCGAGCTCTGTTTGATTCTGCTCAAAGTTTACGAATATTATCTCTTGGTGAAGAGATGGATCGTGACCCTACTTTAAAAATCCATCTCCTTTCGAATTTGGACCCACAAACTTGGGAAGCTTACTTTGATCTCTTAGAAGAAAAAAATATGACAATGCAAACCTTGCTCGGAATATTTTCGAACCTAAGGGAAAATGAAATACGTAAGATTTTATTAAACAGCCATACCTTGTATTATTATTTAAGAATGATGATGGTATCCGGAAATCAAAAGACTGAAGAATTCAGTGATAAGGAAATGGAAAATCGAAAACGACTTGAGGCAATTTTAAGCTCCATTCATGTCTGGGAAACTTTTTGCCAGGAAGTAAAGGATAAGTATGATTTGCAAAAAGAAATCAATTTAACTCCCAAAGAAAGAGATTCAAATCGTATGTCTCTCGTTTTAAAAGAACTTACAAAGATAGCTACCGCAGATCGAAATGATGTATTAGTGTATTTAAAAGGCAATGGTATCATCCTCGACTCCTGGGAAGAGACAACTCTGCAGTCTGCCCTATTAAATTATGATCGAGTAGGAAAGTATTTTTAA
- a CDS encoding Bor/Iss family lipoprotein: MKFNLALILLFTTTLNVSCYHSRYKVDSCERCKYYLKESTNGKSFKIHSKFYFWGLYPSKLEYGMEDFCKNSEVKEIHEYTSFSDGIYENFTLGMYTPRTMDISCF, from the coding sequence ATGAAATTTAATTTGGCATTAATTTTACTTTTTACAACTACTCTAAATGTTAGTTGTTATCATTCTAGATACAAGGTTGATTCTTGTGAAAGATGTAAGTATTATCTAAAGGAGTCAACTAACGGAAAATCATTTAAAATTCATTCTAAGTTTTATTTTTGGGGGCTGTATCCATCTAAATTAGAATACGGTATGGAAGATTTTTGTAAAAATTCTGAAGTAAAAGAAATCCACGAATATACTTCGTTTTCGGATGGAATATATGAAAATTTTACCCTTGGGATGTATACCCCAAGGACAATGGACATTAGTTGTTTTTAA
- a CDS encoding GGDEF domain-containing protein: MKSNTEHLNLSASSQTNSGSEKFQTANLARCIYTLVMVLVFYHFQLPWIVVIGSVHLVFSVIWFLLIHFDILVEKDVWWSGYVPATFDLIWLTVLAYGTGHITSFFILGYLGSIALSSMSLDRNYGVYNAFLATVLFSAMGFFVYYDVIPLVNILMPPVKPTLLSIFISSLLLGGSAFIVNQIVSKLFSSLTDVNEKLLAIAMTDPLTGISNRRSFFSNLEIEMARQHRSTSPYPIAFLLFDLDLFKSINDTYGHEIGDLVLVEFASVLKTSLRKQDFPARWGGEEFLVLLPNTDLDGAIVTAEKIRRTFNSLKIPIKGKELQCSTSVGISILRDQTTNPESIINLADEYLYEAKRKGRNQVYSEKNL; encoded by the coding sequence ATGAAGTCAAATACAGAACATTTAAACTTATCAGCGAGTTCCCAAACCAATTCTGGATCCGAAAAATTCCAAACTGCAAATTTAGCAAGATGTATCTATACTCTTGTGATGGTTTTGGTATTTTACCACTTCCAACTTCCTTGGATTGTTGTGATTGGTTCGGTACATTTAGTTTTTTCCGTAATTTGGTTTTTACTCATCCACTTTGATATCTTAGTAGAAAAAGATGTTTGGTGGAGTGGTTATGTTCCCGCGACCTTTGATTTGATTTGGCTTACTGTCCTTGCCTATGGAACGGGACATATCACTTCATTTTTTATTCTTGGGTATCTAGGTTCTATTGCACTCAGCAGTATGTCACTTGATCGAAATTATGGTGTTTACAATGCTTTTTTAGCAACGGTCTTATTTAGCGCCATGGGATTTTTTGTGTATTATGATGTGATACCACTTGTAAATATCTTAATGCCACCTGTAAAACCTACATTACTCAGTATCTTTATCTCCTCTTTATTACTCGGAGGAAGTGCATTCATAGTGAATCAAATTGTTTCAAAGTTGTTTTCTTCATTAACGGATGTTAACGAAAAATTATTAGCAATTGCAATGACTGATCCACTAACAGGCATTTCAAATCGTAGATCTTTTTTTTCTAATTTAGAAATTGAAATGGCACGGCAACACCGGAGCACCTCACCCTATCCCATTGCATTCTTATTGTTCGATTTAGATCTATTCAAATCCATTAACGATACATATGGACATGAAATCGGAGACTTAGTGCTCGTTGAATTTGCTAGTGTATTAAAAACTTCCTTACGAAAACAAGACTTTCCAGCAAGGTGGGGAGGAGAAGAGTTTTTGGTATTATTACCAAATACTGACTTGGATGGAGCCATTGTGACCGCGGAAAAAATCCGACGTACATTTAATTCCTTAAAAATACCAATCAAGGGAAAGGAACTTCAGTGTTCGACTAGTGTAGGAATCTCCATCTTAAGAGACCAAACAACGAATCCCGAATCGATCATCAACCTTGCCGACGAATATTTATATGAAGCAAAACGAAAAGGTAGAAACCAAGTATATTCTGAAAAAAATCTTTAA
- a CDS encoding beta strand repeat-containing protein has product MAWPVGSAALFGIFGGNSSGGSNSLISLLFGGNSGKSLSSIEISPKNVQIAKGTSANLKATAIYSDSTTQDITSETSWTSSDTNLVTVDKNGVSTSVAATSTGTTIITADYQSMKAEASVSVTSATLKTIQVASKEITLANGYKAQFQAVGLFSDSTTQDLTADPSINWLSSETAVATINGTGLVTTIGVGSSSITASYGSVSDTASLNVSNSSLVAITISPANNTMSINDTKQFRATGVFSDSTTADITNQVTWSISSGISHATISASTGLVTASTSAGTATVLATKGAISGSTSLIVANCNLTGITITPTNPIALGTGIQFTATGSYSNCSSQNITSNFVWNSTNTEIATISNSTPNAGYASSVSAGTVIIEATKGVIVGNTALEVRRITLTSLAITPSTFSMQHISGFPKNQPFSASGTYSDGTIMDLTSQVIWSSSNTSVATVSNSSPNQGIISPAGTGNVQIIATKDGISGTAIVTITSDSTSPELSTVTGSGANYVIVSFTENVNITQAGSIANWKVADPNTQAGSCTTLNNFSGSTQTSDFSISSITPISPSEYKINFSANTQAKLYTVLVNNTGAGAIKDLANNQIVCPNSLNFTGQDSVKPYLLSAVSTNSTTIQVTFSEAVNSTGGGVTDATVPSNWIISEDDNSSNNNLCADPTSPSVSSVTKVSSSTYKLNIVGWAQCAIRYKVVVAPTVVDIASTPNSMGSPSSLNFIGVEQLKLISAQAISANSIKLTFSKAVKADSSCSTISSCSERYKIPTALGSVTNAMVGTGNEDNTVTLAHQTAQGGYVYTVIVANNVDDDQFNNTSNSFKGIRNASDSEYVQSQPKDRAGFMGLGATIDSFADGAYFDDPFLDGTTFSFAFNYDGKVYLGTNDKNSAAFRFEPSGLNSTLITFSFLNLLSPTCSTATGFGTNASGTCGADSIGPNSEYGVVGFTSITSTISSSNFELLYIGNLKDGVNKVYYTQDKDSVLDWKEATWSATGGGNTKSIQTIYGFNDRVYSAASSAHGTQAPAVAVHSLTETGGEVTLGAGSDLSLRSVNYIGKNASIDNPCKAGNSSCVVGIDSMLYVANPTLGGPKLFLANNGGVVHSTTTPPTSSAHFSLALSLRAAERGNATLVLPGSPTGLQKLSPGQKGAPLMVEYNGRLYLARNLSTGETNSTTQTTNNGAELWKCEVSCGTNSNWKKIATASNFGSDSNNKAISLLQVNGSSLYIGFDNQFGTRIYKSTATEINPSDDGNGHADFTLQSVQGLGGGYTRIFSSTSVYDGINSYIYVVVGTGSNAVKVFRQTN; this is encoded by the coding sequence ATGGCATGGCCTGTTGGTTCTGCAGCTTTATTTGGAATTTTTGGCGGAAATTCTTCTGGAGGGTCAAACTCACTTATTTCATTATTATTTGGAGGAAACTCTGGTAAGTCCCTATCTTCTATTGAGATATCACCTAAGAATGTTCAAATTGCAAAAGGGACTTCTGCTAACCTAAAAGCTACTGCGATTTATTCAGATTCAACGACTCAAGACATAACATCCGAAACTTCTTGGACATCTTCCGATACCAACTTGGTGACAGTGGATAAAAATGGAGTCAGTACATCTGTTGCTGCAACTTCAACAGGGACAACAATAATTACTGCTGATTATCAATCTATGAAAGCTGAAGCTAGTGTCTCCGTTACCTCCGCTACTCTAAAAACAATTCAAGTGGCAAGTAAAGAGATAACTTTGGCTAATGGATATAAAGCTCAATTTCAAGCTGTGGGTCTTTTTTCTGACTCTACCACACAAGATCTTACTGCTGATCCTTCAATCAATTGGCTTTCATCTGAAACCGCAGTTGCAACCATTAATGGTACAGGGCTTGTGACAACAATCGGAGTTGGTTCTAGTTCAATTACTGCAAGTTATGGTTCCGTTTCGGATACTGCTTCTTTGAATGTCTCCAATTCTAGTTTGGTTGCGATAACAATCTCTCCAGCAAACAACACGATGTCTATCAATGACACAAAACAATTTCGTGCAACTGGAGTATTTTCAGATAGTACTACAGCAGATATAACGAATCAGGTTACTTGGTCAATTTCATCAGGAATTAGCCATGCGACGATATCGGCATCAACAGGTCTAGTCACAGCAAGTACAAGTGCAGGGACAGCAACTGTCCTTGCTACAAAAGGTGCGATTTCAGGAAGTACTAGTTTGATAGTTGCGAATTGTAATTTAACTGGTATCACAATTACTCCGACGAATCCTATTGCTCTAGGGACTGGAATTCAGTTTACGGCAACAGGTTCATACTCAAATTGTTCAAGTCAGAATATAACTTCAAACTTTGTTTGGAATTCAACCAATACCGAAATTGCAACCATTAGCAATTCAACACCCAATGCAGGTTATGCTAGTTCCGTGAGTGCTGGAACGGTAATCATTGAAGCTACAAAGGGGGTTATTGTTGGAAATACGGCACTTGAAGTAAGGAGAATCACTTTAACTTCATTGGCGATCACTCCTTCCACTTTTTCTATGCAACACATTTCAGGTTTCCCGAAGAACCAACCATTTTCTGCATCTGGAACGTATTCAGATGGTACCATTATGGATTTAACATCTCAAGTTATTTGGAGTAGCTCAAATACTTCAGTTGCCACCGTAAGTAATTCTTCACCTAATCAAGGTATTATTTCACCAGCTGGTACAGGAAATGTACAGATAATTGCAACAAAGGATGGAATCAGTGGAACCGCAATAGTGACAATTACTTCTGACAGTACATCGCCTGAATTATCAACAGTTACTGGATCAGGTGCAAATTATGTAATTGTTTCTTTCACTGAGAACGTAAATATTACACAAGCTGGTTCAATTGCAAATTGGAAGGTTGCAGATCCAAATACCCAAGCAGGATCTTGCACTACGTTGAATAATTTTTCTGGTTCTACCCAAACTTCTGATTTTTCAATCAGTTCTATAACACCAATATCTCCTTCCGAATATAAGATAAATTTTTCTGCAAACACACAGGCTAAATTATATACAGTCCTCGTAAATAATACAGGTGCTGGTGCCATAAAAGACCTTGCTAATAACCAAATTGTTTGTCCCAATTCATTAAACTTTACTGGTCAAGATTCCGTTAAGCCGTATCTTTTAAGTGCAGTTAGTACGAATTCAACGACGATTCAGGTTACATTTTCTGAAGCAGTGAATTCAACTGGAGGTGGAGTAACAGATGCAACTGTTCCATCTAACTGGATCATAAGTGAGGATGATAATTCATCTAATAATAATCTTTGTGCGGACCCGACTTCTCCATCAGTATCATCCGTAACGAAAGTCAGTTCTAGCACTTACAAACTTAATATTGTTGGTTGGGCTCAGTGTGCAATTCGATATAAAGTTGTCGTTGCTCCTACAGTTGTTGATATAGCTTCAACTCCGAACTCTATGGGTTCACCCAGTTCGCTCAATTTCATCGGTGTGGAACAATTAAAATTGATTTCAGCGCAAGCGATTTCTGCAAATAGCATTAAACTTACATTTAGTAAAGCCGTGAAAGCTGATTCTTCTTGTTCTACTATTTCTTCTTGTTCAGAGAGATATAAAATACCAACAGCACTGGGAAGTGTTACAAATGCAATGGTAGGAACTGGAAACGAAGATAATACGGTTACGCTTGCTCATCAGACTGCTCAAGGTGGTTATGTATATACCGTAATTGTTGCTAACAATGTTGATGATGATCAATTTAATAACACTAGTAATTCATTTAAAGGAATTCGAAATGCGAGTGATTCTGAATATGTCCAATCCCAACCGAAGGATAGAGCTGGGTTTATGGGACTTGGAGCAACAATTGATTCATTTGCAGATGGAGCATACTTTGATGATCCTTTCCTGGACGGTACTACCTTTTCCTTTGCATTTAATTATGATGGTAAAGTTTATTTGGGAACAAACGATAAAAATTCAGCAGCATTTCGATTTGAACCTTCTGGTCTCAATTCAACTTTGATAACATTTAGTTTTTTAAATCTATTATCTCCAACTTGTTCCACTGCGACTGGATTTGGTACAAATGCATCTGGGACCTGTGGAGCAGATTCCATCGGCCCTAATTCAGAGTATGGAGTTGTCGGTTTTACAAGTATTACTTCAACCATCTCATCTTCTAATTTTGAACTTCTATACATTGGTAATTTAAAGGATGGGGTCAATAAGGTTTACTACACGCAGGATAAAGATTCAGTACTTGATTGGAAAGAGGCAACATGGTCAGCAACGGGAGGAGGGAATACTAAAAGTATTCAGACAATTTATGGATTTAATGATCGAGTTTATTCCGCAGCATCTTCAGCCCATGGAACTCAAGCCCCTGCAGTTGCTGTTCATTCATTAACAGAAACAGGCGGTGAAGTTACTTTAGGAGCGGGTTCCGATTTATCGTTAAGAAGTGTCAATTATATTGGAAAAAATGCAAGCATAGATAACCCTTGTAAGGCTGGGAATAGTAGCTGTGTTGTGGGAATTGATAGTATGTTATATGTTGCAAATCCAACATTAGGTGGACCAAAATTGTTTTTAGCAAATAATGGAGGTGTTGTACATTCAACTACGACTCCTCCCACTTCAAGCGCACATTTTAGCTTGGCTTTATCATTACGAGCTGCCGAACGTGGGAATGCAACTTTGGTTCTACCCGGATCTCCAACGGGTTTACAAAAATTAAGTCCGGGTCAAAAAGGAGCACCTTTAATGGTAGAATATAATGGTCGATTATATTTAGCTAGAAATCTTTCCACAGGTGAGACGAATAGTACTACCCAGACAACTAATAACGGAGCCGAACTTTGGAAATGTGAAGTGAGTTGTGGGACAAATTCCAATTGGAAAAAGATTGCAACTGCATCCAATTTTGGGTCCGATTCGAACAACAAGGCTATCTCATTATTACAAGTAAATGGTAGTTCTCTTTACATCGGATTTGACAATCAATTCGGAACAAGGATCTACAAATCTACTGCTACTGAAATCAATCCTTCTGATGATGGGAATGGGCATGCGGATTTTACTCTTCAATCTGTTCAGGGTCTCGGCGGTGGATATACGAGAATCTTTTCATCTACCTCTGTATACGATGGGATTAATTCCTATATCTATGTAGTTGTTGGGACAGGTAGTAATGCTGTTAAAGTATTTAGGCAGACTAATTGA
- a CDS encoding NHL repeat-containing protein, translated as MEIRGNQYYKYVILLISFMILNCELPKLGNGCDPNSESFRDFYLARILTDDDREFCGSRAPNKSICEMDPLSIIQPRRWKYVAEELKKQAALGTDGVSFQTFTQPVTGLAKWLGGVLTNQDLVYSLPYNRSDLLVIDPTQNSSSNVNTTSSGSAQWEGGVLAPNGKIYGIPRDANQILVFDPASNQSYFLTSPITGVGKWRGGILAPNGLIYGIPNSANQILVIDPQTDLVRLIPSPVSLSNMWEGGVLAPNGKIYAFPVDIDSIFVLDPYSERTYTIPSPKTGLGKWRHAVVTSDGLLVGIPSNDSDFIFLNPTNDSVSLRTSPTSGTGKWRGGIFSADGRIITIPADITDILAIDPVTFTYTTHNTGIGTGNKWGDGVLAPNGKIVAVPHTYDSILTINTGSRGKICKNLLLSSYWNVY; from the coding sequence TTGGAAATTCGAGGAAACCAATATTATAAATACGTAATTCTCCTTATCTCATTCATGATCCTGAATTGCGAACTCCCAAAACTCGGGAATGGTTGTGATCCAAACTCAGAATCTTTCCGTGATTTTTATTTAGCAAGGATCCTCACGGATGATGACCGTGAATTTTGTGGTTCTCGTGCCCCCAATAAATCCATTTGTGAAATGGATCCTCTTTCCATCATCCAACCTCGTCGTTGGAAGTATGTGGCCGAAGAACTAAAAAAACAAGCAGCATTAGGTACTGACGGAGTGAGTTTTCAAACTTTCACCCAACCAGTAACGGGTTTAGCCAAATGGCTTGGTGGTGTTCTCACTAACCAAGATTTGGTGTATTCTCTTCCCTACAATCGATCTGATTTATTGGTCATTGACCCCACACAAAATTCCTCATCCAATGTGAATACAACATCGTCTGGATCGGCGCAATGGGAAGGAGGGGTTCTTGCACCAAATGGTAAAATTTATGGAATCCCAAGAGATGCCAATCAAATCCTAGTGTTTGATCCAGCTTCTAATCAAAGTTATTTTTTAACTTCTCCAATAACAGGTGTTGGTAAGTGGCGAGGTGGTATTCTTGCTCCAAATGGTCTTATCTATGGGATACCCAATTCTGCGAATCAAATTTTAGTCATAGACCCTCAAACAGATTTGGTTCGTCTCATCCCTTCACCAGTCTCATTATCAAATATGTGGGAAGGAGGTGTGCTTGCTCCTAATGGAAAAATCTATGCATTCCCAGTTGATATCGATTCAATTTTTGTTTTGGATCCTTATTCAGAAAGAACGTATACAATCCCTTCACCAAAAACAGGTTTAGGAAAGTGGAGGCATGCTGTAGTAACATCAGATGGTTTGTTAGTAGGTATTCCTTCAAACGATTCCGACTTTATCTTTTTAAACCCTACTAATGATTCGGTATCCCTTCGAACTTCTCCAACAAGTGGGACAGGAAAATGGAGAGGTGGTATTTTTTCTGCTGATGGAAGGATTATTACAATCCCTGCCGATATCACAGATATACTTGCGATTGATCCAGTCACGTTTACTTATACAACACATAATACGGGAATTGGGACTGGTAATAAATGGGGAGACGGGGTTCTGGCACCTAACGGAAAGATAGTTGCCGTACCACATACATATGATTCAATCCTGACGATTAATACCGGTTCTAGGGGTAAGATATGTAAAAATCTTCTACTTAGCTCGTATTGGAATGTATATTAA
- a CDS encoding SRPBCC family protein, with translation MKTQMEYEENKMLVTNTSFTIDRILPASKEKVFAAWANPESKRRWFSCHDDWETVEFSLDFKVGGKESNLVITPSGSRHVFDATYYDIIPNERIVYAFGMYMNDIRVSVSLVTVIFDSLIEGRTKMSFTEQIVLLGGISNEGVQKIEIEGRIEGTNAGFDRLVKELS, from the coding sequence ATGAAAACTCAGATGGAGTATGAAGAAAACAAAATGTTAGTCACCAATACATCTTTTACCATTGATAGAATTTTGCCAGCTTCAAAAGAAAAAGTTTTTGCTGCTTGGGCGAACCCAGAGTCAAAACGCAGGTGGTTTTCATGTCATGATGATTGGGAAACTGTGGAGTTCAGTTTGGATTTTAAAGTAGGTGGAAAAGAATCCAATTTAGTGATCACACCTTCTGGAAGTCGGCATGTTTTTGATGCTACCTATTATGATATCATTCCAAACGAAAGAATCGTTTATGCATTTGGAATGTATATGAATGATATACGAGTTTCAGTTTCTTTGGTTACTGTCATCTTTGATTCATTAATAGAAGGTAGAACTAAAATGTCATTTACCGAACAAATTGTACTTCTTGGAGGAATTTCCAATGAAGGAGTGCAGAAGATCGAGATTGAAGGTAGAATCGAAGGGACAAATGCTGGGTTTGACCGACTCGTGAAAGAACTTTCCTAA
- a CDS encoding ArsR/SmtB family transcription factor yields MKLNEPGIDQIFHALADPSRLQMVERLSLGSASVKELAEPLDMALPSVLKHLKVLENGGLVQSNKSGRVRTYELNFSKLNGINSWLDERKSDWNRSFDRLSQFLIETSDENSDGV; encoded by the coding sequence ATGAAACTGAACGAACCTGGAATTGACCAAATTTTTCATGCACTCGCTGATCCAAGTCGTTTGCAAATGGTGGAACGATTGAGTTTGGGATCTGCTTCCGTTAAGGAATTAGCAGAACCATTGGATATGGCTTTACCATCTGTATTAAAACATTTGAAAGTCTTGGAAAATGGCGGGTTGGTGCAATCCAACAAATCAGGAAGAGTTCGGACATACGAATTAAATTTTTCTAAATTGAATGGCATCAATTCATGGTTAGATGAACGAAAGTCAGATTGGAATCGTAGTTTTGATCGATTGAGTCAATTTTTAATCGAAACGTCAGATGAAAACTCAGATGGAGTATGA
- a CDS encoding glutathione S-transferase family protein, with the protein MDNNNPTNLLLYYHPLASFCHKVLIALYENGTEFEPRFVDLLEEESRSELFAYWPVGKIPLLRDRLRNQIIPETSVIIEYISEYYPGTSNLLPSHPQESIEVRLWDRFFDLYISDSVQKIVLDRIRPEGQKDPFGVERAYERLPVAYGMLEKQLDTKNYIVYDHFTMADCSAVPALFYSDTLLSFRNGYPKLTKYFERLLEKNSVKRTLDEAEPYFYMYPFFDKIPKRFLKEKK; encoded by the coding sequence ATGGATAACAATAACCCAACAAACCTGCTCCTTTATTACCACCCGCTGGCTTCCTTTTGCCACAAGGTCCTCATCGCTTTGTATGAAAATGGAACCGAATTTGAACCTAGGTTCGTAGACCTTTTGGAGGAAGAGTCGAGATCGGAATTATTTGCCTATTGGCCTGTCGGGAAAATTCCATTATTACGGGATCGGCTGCGAAACCAAATCATCCCAGAGACAAGTGTCATCATTGAATATATCAGCGAATACTATCCAGGGACTTCCAATTTACTACCATCGCATCCGCAAGAATCCATTGAAGTGAGACTCTGGGACCGATTTTTTGATTTGTACATCAGTGATTCTGTACAAAAGATTGTTTTGGATCGTATTCGACCTGAAGGGCAAAAAGATCCATTTGGTGTTGAACGTGCTTATGAAAGATTACCTGTCGCTTATGGTATGTTAGAAAAACAATTGGATACAAAAAACTACATTGTATATGATCACTTTACTATGGCAGATTGTTCCGCGGTTCCTGCTTTGTTTTATTCCGATACCCTTCTTAGTTTTCGAAATGGTTACCCAAAACTAACTAAGTATTTTGAAAGATTATTGGAAAAAAATTCCGTTAAGCGAACATTAGACGAAGCGGAACCATATTTTTATATGTATCCTTTTTTTGATAAAATTCCAAAAAGATTTTTGAAAGAAAAAAAGTAA
- a CDS encoding LIC_10461 domain-containing protein has translation MKWITIFSILFFFGRCHTTVIKIQKSELDINKMELKQNQTHQASLVFGYTEVSDPSKSNCRNEKTKAIVLHRDWKDKLIHVLIGGIYSSKSISIYCDE, from the coding sequence ATGAAATGGATTACAATTTTTAGTATTTTGTTTTTTTTTGGCCGATGCCATACAACTGTGATTAAAATACAGAAATCAGAATTAGATATAAATAAGATGGAGCTTAAACAAAATCAAACACATCAGGCAAGTTTGGTGTTTGGATATACTGAAGTTTCTGATCCTTCTAAATCAAATTGTAGGAATGAAAAAACCAAGGCAATTGTATTGCATAGAGATTGGAAAGATAAACTAATCCATGTCTTGATCGGTGGAATTTATTCTTCCAAAAGTATTTCGATTTATTGTGATGAATGA